One stretch of Pseudoalteromonas shioyasakiensis DNA includes these proteins:
- a CDS encoding LysR family transcriptional regulator: MNLKDFEYVKAVAQYKHFRKAADACYISQPTLSGQVKKLEQELGVVIFDRSTKQVTITAQGEQLLKQITLILEQTQVLKEIAASSHDPLKGKINVGIIPTIAPYLLPTLLTSMKQAFSETQFSFTEMQTAQTLLALDNGEIDIAIVADVADLAPYHVSPLYKEDFLVAVSEQHVLAKHTEVALAQLQDCDLLMLNEGHCFKEQAEQFCFSAGVEVSNQYKGNSIETLLALVAMDDGVTFVPKLACTPREGVKYLAITPNQQRQIVIATRKHYPHIAGVEQLANWLNAHEGLQAHLLASS, encoded by the coding sequence ATGAATTTAAAAGACTTCGAATATGTAAAAGCGGTTGCACAGTACAAGCACTTTAGAAAAGCAGCAGATGCCTGCTATATCAGCCAACCTACGCTAAGCGGGCAAGTTAAAAAGCTTGAACAAGAATTGGGTGTTGTTATTTTTGACCGTTCAACTAAGCAGGTCACAATCACCGCTCAAGGTGAGCAATTACTTAAACAGATCACACTTATTCTTGAGCAAACGCAAGTGCTCAAAGAAATTGCCGCCAGCTCACACGATCCACTAAAAGGTAAAATAAATGTAGGGATTATTCCTACCATCGCACCTTATTTACTGCCAACGCTATTAACATCAATGAAGCAAGCTTTCAGTGAAACCCAATTTTCATTTACTGAAATGCAAACAGCACAAACGCTGCTGGCCCTTGATAATGGAGAGATTGATATTGCAATTGTTGCTGATGTAGCCGATTTAGCGCCTTATCATGTTTCACCGCTTTATAAAGAAGATTTTTTGGTCGCGGTGTCAGAGCAACACGTATTGGCAAAACACACTGAAGTCGCTTTAGCTCAATTACAGGATTGTGATTTATTAATGTTAAATGAAGGTCATTGCTTTAAAGAACAAGCAGAACAATTTTGTTTTTCAGCAGGGGTCGAGGTGTCAAATCAATATAAAGGTAACAGTATTGAAACCTTACTCGCGCTGGTGGCAATGGATGATGGTGTCACTTTTGTTCCTAAGCTTGCATGTACACCACGTGAAGGAGTGAAGTACTTAGCTATAACACCAAACCAGCAACGCCAAATTGTCATTGCAACTCGTAAGCACTACCCGCACATAGCAGGTGTTGAGCAATTAGCTAACTGGCTAAATGCTCATGAAGGCCTACAAGCTCATTTACTCGCTAGCAGCTAA
- a CDS encoding flagella assembly protein FlgT, whose amino-acid sequence MNNKTIACLKSLGLAFTILFSNNSLAQWFESTGHAVVKNGDTSQAKSAAIKDAITQALVFSGARVSSVQTLVDGVLTQDQLKISSHGEIQKIELISEDRHNDTYAITLRLDIFAQAEECPANQYTKFIAVTQSQLANREQARMGQIFDVNKAISEHLYNSLSNTQMAAKPTAYYNMPLRVDHFFTQQYDYSNALLEEITSRSNSQYVLLSRIRDLSVNHKINNDYAFWQDDSFKRAYKVDYVLFDGTTYEKLWQKSYQTEGIWPYKKTEIIDVYSDRFWATDYGQAISDINQTLTYDLQAAMACLPTQGKILHIENDRLIINLGKAHGLEQGQVLNIAHHNYLTDAQGNKLPHKITTLNQVKVTQLYQQSAVAVSIDQQPLPNIQINDIVELAASE is encoded by the coding sequence ATGAACAATAAAACAATAGCCTGCTTAAAAAGCCTTGGCTTAGCTTTTACAATTTTGTTTTCTAACAATAGTTTAGCGCAATGGTTTGAATCTACAGGCCATGCAGTTGTAAAAAATGGCGATACTAGCCAAGCCAAATCTGCCGCCATTAAAGATGCCATTACTCAGGCGTTAGTGTTTTCTGGCGCTCGAGTAAGCTCTGTACAGACTCTAGTTGACGGGGTTTTGACGCAAGATCAGCTGAAAATAAGTAGCCACGGTGAAATCCAGAAAATAGAATTAATCAGCGAAGATCGTCATAACGACACCTATGCTATTACGCTTCGCTTAGACATCTTTGCTCAAGCAGAAGAGTGCCCTGCAAACCAATACACTAAATTTATTGCTGTTACACAAAGCCAACTTGCCAATCGCGAGCAAGCTCGTATGGGCCAAATTTTTGACGTAAACAAAGCAATAAGCGAACACCTATATAATAGCTTAAGCAATACACAAATGGCAGCTAAGCCAACGGCTTATTACAACATGCCGCTAAGGGTAGATCACTTTTTCACTCAGCAATACGATTATAGTAATGCACTACTTGAGGAAATCACTAGCCGAAGTAACTCGCAATATGTGTTACTAAGTCGTATTCGTGATTTGTCGGTCAACCATAAAATTAATAACGACTATGCATTTTGGCAGGATGACAGTTTTAAGCGTGCATATAAAGTTGATTATGTGCTCTTTGATGGCACAACTTACGAAAAACTTTGGCAAAAAAGCTACCAAACTGAAGGCATTTGGCCGTATAAAAAGACTGAGATCATCGATGTTTATAGTGACCGATTTTGGGCAACCGACTATGGCCAAGCTATTAGTGATATAAACCAAACTCTAACCTATGACTTACAAGCAGCCATGGCCTGTTTGCCCACGCAAGGTAAAATACTGCATATCGAAAACGATAGGCTGATTATAAACCTTGGTAAGGCTCATGGTCTCGAGCAAGGGCAAGTTTTAAATATTGCCCATCATAATTACCTAACGGATGCACAGGGTAATAAACTCCCGCATAAAATCACGACACTTAATCAGGTAAAAGTGACTCAGCTTTATCAGCAATCAGCGGTTGCCGTGAGTATTGATCAGCAACCTCTGCCTAACATTCAAATTAATGATATTGTTGAATTAGCTGCTAGCGAGTAA
- a CDS encoding LPP20 family lipoprotein: protein MRVLLLGGLVACAALTGCSSIFDKHVEYTYIEPDSYPVLKAVGYAPISAQPGSNESQRTLLAIKASKLEAYRELAEQVYGQRISAGTTVQNSIAHNDQLQSQVQGVIKGAQVIKTYAVGDTYATELQLDMKRVHDLYIGEVKPRQVKKVTYY, encoded by the coding sequence ATGCGAGTACTTCTATTAGGTGGGCTAGTTGCCTGCGCAGCATTAACAGGCTGCAGTAGTATTTTTGATAAACATGTAGAATACACTTACATTGAGCCAGATAGCTACCCGGTGCTAAAAGCTGTGGGTTATGCGCCAATAAGTGCTCAGCCTGGCAGTAATGAATCGCAACGTACTCTACTTGCGATTAAAGCCTCAAAGCTTGAAGCTTACCGCGAGCTTGCTGAGCAAGTTTACGGGCAAAGAATTTCCGCAGGCACTACAGTGCAAAACAGCATTGCTCATAATGATCAATTACAAAGCCAAGTACAAGGTGTGATCAAAGGTGCACAGGTTATTAAAACCTATGCAGTAGGGGACACCTACGCAACTGAATTACAGCTCGATATGAAACGAGTGCACGATTTATACATCGGCGAAGTAAAACCGCGCCAAGTGAAAAAAGTAACATATTATTAG
- a CDS encoding flagellar protein FlgN, protein MADHNHLIASKLTQQVSCLESIAALLDDELTAIAAKRGDGLKSIAQQKISLLQQIQTIDKEVQKLVAHNDSQDDEVSSLIKQVNTLLSSCKKKNDVNAHAAHQAQLSVKQLKDILIGAPSSMTYDQGGSVIQGDKKIVHNLKA, encoded by the coding sequence ATGGCTGATCATAATCATTTAATTGCCAGTAAACTAACACAACAAGTTTCGTGCTTAGAGTCTATTGCTGCGCTGTTAGATGATGAATTGACAGCCATTGCTGCAAAACGTGGCGATGGATTAAAGAGTATTGCCCAACAAAAAATCTCTCTGTTACAACAAATCCAAACAATTGATAAAGAAGTTCAAAAGCTTGTTGCGCACAATGATTCGCAAGATGACGAAGTGAGTTCACTTATCAAGCAAGTTAACACTTTACTATCAAGCTGCAAAAAGAAAAACGATGTTAATGCCCATGCAGCCCATCAAGCACAGCTGAGTGTTAAACAACTTAAGGATATTTTAATCGGTGCGCCATCATCGATGACCTACGACCAAGGCGGAAGTGTTATTCAAGGCGATAAGAAAATCGTTCACAACTTGAAAGCCTAA
- the flgM gene encoding flagellar biosynthesis anti-sigma factor FlgM, which translates to MVSNVNNGQQQPSVLTNTKQKKLDLQKDNANAAAAKSAAPKASADSVSLTPQAKQLKSLQEKAEQSSGFDSNKVAELKKAISEGKYQIDAEKLAKNIAAFEFDVYG; encoded by the coding sequence ATGGTAAGCAATGTCAATAATGGTCAACAACAGCCTTCTGTGTTGACAAATACCAAGCAAAAGAAGCTTGATTTACAAAAAGATAATGCTAATGCAGCTGCTGCAAAGTCAGCCGCACCTAAAGCAAGTGCAGATTCTGTGAGCTTAACACCTCAAGCTAAACAGCTTAAGTCTTTGCAAGAAAAAGCTGAGCAATCATCTGGCTTTGACAGCAATAAAGTAGCTGAGCTGAAAAAAGCAATCAGCGAAGGTAAATACCAAATTGATGCTGAGAAGTTAGCAAAGAACATTGCTGCATTCGAGTTTGATGTCTATGGCTGA
- the flgA gene encoding flagellar basal body P-ring formation protein FlgA, which yields MSLLKKSRRYSVFYFLTSLLFATQLQAEVYNNEQLQQIAIDFVSEQLPDLDTKPQISALPLDGRIPERFCESPINKELPTEPPFNRQVTVQLKCQDLNSWTQYVHVRIIELEPVVVVTTNLARGEVIRPEHLRVEMKPKQFVRTQYVQDESILIGSRSKRNLRDGSPIVMRQVCMVCKGDNVTIYASLRGLRIKTTGIALEDGTLDELVRVKNKKSGKVLNARVDGVESVQVNI from the coding sequence ATGAGTTTGTTAAAAAAAAGCCGAAGATACAGTGTTTTTTATTTTCTTACTAGCCTGTTGTTTGCAACACAACTGCAGGCAGAAGTTTATAATAACGAGCAACTTCAACAAATCGCTATCGATTTTGTTAGCGAACAGCTCCCTGATCTGGACACCAAACCACAAATAAGTGCTTTACCATTAGATGGTCGCATTCCAGAGAGGTTTTGTGAGTCGCCAATAAACAAAGAGTTACCAACAGAACCTCCTTTTAATCGGCAGGTAACTGTACAACTTAAGTGCCAAGACCTAAATAGTTGGACTCAATACGTCCATGTCCGCATAATTGAGCTCGAACCTGTGGTTGTTGTAACAACCAACCTTGCTCGTGGTGAAGTCATCCGTCCAGAGCATTTACGTGTTGAAATGAAACCAAAGCAGTTTGTTAGAACGCAATACGTACAAGATGAGTCTATACTTATTGGCAGCCGTAGCAAACGTAACTTGCGTGATGGCAGCCCTATTGTAATGCGTCAGGTGTGTATGGTTTGCAAAGGCGATAATGTCACTATTTATGCCTCATTACGCGGTTTAAGAATTAAGACCACTGGGATTGCTTTAGAAGATGGCACGTTAGACGAATTAGTACGTGTAAAAAACAAAAAATCAGGTAAAGTATTAAATGCACGTGTGGATGGGGTCGAGTCTGTACAAGTAAATATTTAA
- a CDS encoding chemotaxis protein CheV translates to MAGILDSVNQRTQLVGQNRLELLLFKLRGRQRFGINVFKVREVLQCPPLTNMPKSNAYIRGVAHIRGQTISVIDLSMAVGGPAIENIKDSFIIIAEYNRSVQGFLVGGVERIVNMNWEKIMPPPSGAGRYSYLTAVTEIENELVEILDVEKILNEICPVNTEVSAEVVGEGEIQRDLGERIVFIADDSAVARNQVKRALEPLGVQTELAKNGKEALLRLREIAQLDCKNDITERVGLLISDVEMPEMDGYTLTAEIKADPKLSPLHVILHTSLSGVFNQAMIEKVGADDFIAKFNPDELATAVKKWVHCD, encoded by the coding sequence ATGGCAGGCATTTTAGACTCAGTTAACCAGCGTACTCAGTTGGTTGGGCAAAACCGCCTTGAATTACTATTATTCAAACTCAGAGGGCGACAACGCTTTGGTATCAACGTGTTTAAAGTAAGAGAGGTTTTGCAATGCCCACCACTTACTAACATGCCAAAATCAAATGCGTATATTCGCGGCGTTGCGCACATTCGTGGCCAAACTATCTCTGTTATTGATTTATCGATGGCCGTAGGTGGTCCGGCAATTGAAAATATCAAAGACAGTTTTATCATCATTGCTGAGTACAACCGTTCTGTGCAAGGGTTCTTGGTTGGCGGAGTTGAGCGCATCGTTAATATGAACTGGGAAAAAATAATGCCACCGCCTTCAGGTGCGGGACGTTATTCATACTTAACAGCGGTCACTGAGATTGAAAATGAGTTAGTTGAGATACTTGATGTAGAAAAGATCTTAAACGAAATTTGTCCAGTTAACACTGAAGTGAGTGCTGAAGTGGTTGGTGAGGGTGAAATTCAGCGTGATTTAGGTGAGCGTATTGTCTTTATTGCTGACGATTCAGCGGTAGCTCGAAACCAAGTTAAACGTGCGCTTGAACCTTTAGGTGTACAAACTGAGTTAGCTAAAAACGGCAAAGAAGCATTATTACGTTTACGTGAGATTGCTCAGCTTGATTGTAAAAATGATATTACTGAGCGCGTTGGCTTATTGATATCTGACGTAGAGATGCCGGAAATGGATGGTTATACCTTAACCGCCGAAATTAAAGCAGATCCAAAATTATCACCTCTTCATGTGATCTTGCATACCTCTTTAAGTGGGGTATTTAACCAGGCAATGATTGAAAAAGTAGGTGCCGATGATTTTATTGCAAAATTTAACCCAGATGAATTAGCAACAGCTGTGAAAAAGTGGGTTCATTGTGATTAA
- a CDS encoding protein-glutamate O-methyltransferase CheR, whose product MENKHLQQSEYDQFRSFLEQQCGIVLGDNKLYLVKSRLAPLMARFNVESLSQLVSKTLSPHERQLRAAVVDAMTTNETLWFRDQYPFELLKTKLFPELKDVRRPLKIWSAASSSGQEPYSIAMSVAEFQAKNPGVLKMGAQIIGTDISNTMLDMCKNAEYDSLALARGLSMERRQKFFKDSGNGMAQVVEPIRKMVSFRHLNLLDSYALMGKFDIIFCRNVLIYFSPEVKAKIISQFAQALNPKGYLFLGASESMAGLSDSFDMVRCNPGIIYQKK is encoded by the coding sequence TTGGAAAATAAGCATTTACAACAAAGCGAATACGATCAATTCCGCTCTTTCTTAGAACAACAATGTGGCATCGTGCTTGGTGATAACAAACTTTACTTAGTAAAAAGTCGCCTAGCGCCGCTTATGGCACGTTTTAATGTCGAGTCTTTATCACAGTTGGTAAGTAAAACCTTAAGTCCTCATGAGAGGCAGCTTCGTGCCGCTGTGGTTGATGCGATGACCACCAATGAGACGCTTTGGTTTCGAGACCAATACCCATTTGAGCTATTGAAAACGAAGCTATTCCCTGAACTTAAAGATGTTCGTCGACCATTGAAAATATGGTCAGCGGCAAGTTCATCAGGGCAGGAGCCATACTCTATTGCCATGTCGGTCGCTGAGTTTCAGGCTAAAAACCCTGGCGTATTAAAGATGGGAGCGCAAATAATTGGCACAGACATTTCTAATACCATGCTTGATATGTGTAAGAACGCTGAGTACGACTCGTTAGCCCTTGCTCGTGGTTTGTCGATGGAACGACGTCAGAAGTTCTTTAAGGACAGCGGTAATGGAATGGCTCAGGTTGTTGAACCTATTCGCAAAATGGTGAGCTTTAGACATTTAAACTTACTAGATTCATACGCCTTAATGGGCAAGTTTGACATTATATTTTGTCGTAATGTGTTAATTTACTTCTCACCAGAAGTAAAAGCTAAAATCATTTCGCAATTTGCTCAAGCTTTAAACCCTAAAGGTTATCTATTTTTAGGTGCATCTGAATCAATGGCGGGCCTTAGTGACAGCTTTGATATGGTTCGTTGTAACCCTGGTATTATCTATCAAAAAAAGTAA
- the flgB gene encoding flagellar basal body rod protein FlgB — protein MAISFDKAFGVHPHAMLIRSQRAELLATNIANADTPGYKAKDIDFASALKAAKSNQQGGNSMVRTDAKHIAGGSRFVGNAEMFRTPNQADTGDGNSVDIQVERNLYVQNSLEYQASLQFMSSKIKGLKKALGSQGA, from the coding sequence ATGGCTATCAGTTTTGATAAAGCATTTGGAGTTCATCCGCATGCGATGTTGATCCGTTCACAACGCGCTGAGTTATTAGCGACAAATATCGCTAATGCTGATACGCCGGGCTATAAAGCGAAAGACATCGATTTTGCCTCGGCATTAAAAGCGGCAAAAAGCAACCAGCAAGGTGGCAATAGTATGGTAAGAACCGATGCTAAACATATTGCCGGAGGCAGTCGTTTTGTTGGTAATGCAGAAATGTTTCGTACGCCAAATCAAGCAGATACAGGTGATGGCAACTCAGTTGATATACAAGTGGAACGAAACTTGTATGTACAGAACTCATTAGAGTATCAGGCAAGCCTGCAATTTATGAGTAGTAAAATTAAAGGCCTTAAAAAAGCCCTCGGTAGTCAAGGAGCATAA
- the flgC gene encoding flagellar basal body rod protein FlgC, whose protein sequence is MSLYNVFDISATGMSAQNVRLNTTASNISNANSISSSQDQTYRARHPVFAAELTKASASQSNPQGSSVGVKVLGIVESDKPLQIEYNPNHPSADENGYIYKPNVNVVEEMANMISASRSYQTNVQVADAAKQMLSKTLLLGQR, encoded by the coding sequence ATGAGTTTGTATAATGTTTTTGATATTTCAGCAACCGGTATGAGCGCGCAAAATGTCCGCTTAAATACTACTGCCAGTAATATCTCGAATGCGAATTCGATTAGTTCTAGCCAAGATCAGACGTATCGAGCGCGCCATCCTGTTTTTGCTGCAGAGTTGACTAAAGCGTCAGCATCACAAAGCAATCCTCAGGGCTCTTCTGTTGGCGTTAAAGTACTAGGCATTGTAGAGAGTGATAAGCCTCTGCAAATTGAATATAACCCAAACCATCCAAGTGCGGATGAAAATGGTTACATCTATAAGCCTAACGTTAATGTTGTAGAAGAAATGGCAAATATGATTTCTGCCTCTCGCTCTTACCAAACAAATGTGCAAGTTGCTGATGCAGCTAAGCAAATGTTAAGTAAAACACTGTTGCTTGGGCAGCGGTAA
- the flgD gene encoding flagellar hook assembly protein FlgD, with amino-acid sequence MSNDISSASSTYLDNLRWQDNQNKTEEKDDTLTQEDFFSLLTQQLSFQDPSKPADNDQMIAQMTNFTMAEGISNLNEKFESLTASMTSNSALQASTLVGKQALLESDTIDFDGENLAKGSVVAETAVESLTLRITDSSGQLVRTIELGSQSAGALRFEWDGKDNDGNVLPEGEYDISAEGFVNGDYSSMPMATFKNIESVNINGASGIIVNTKEGAVRLTDIAEIA; translated from the coding sequence ATGAGTAACGACATCAGCAGTGCGTCATCCACGTATTTAGATAATTTACGTTGGCAAGACAATCAAAATAAAACAGAAGAGAAAGATGATACTTTAACGCAAGAAGACTTCTTCTCACTTTTAACACAACAGTTGTCGTTTCAAGACCCAAGCAAGCCAGCTGATAATGATCAAATGATTGCGCAGATGACGAACTTCACTATGGCTGAGGGTATTTCAAACTTAAATGAGAAGTTTGAATCACTGACTGCTTCAATGACATCAAATTCTGCGTTACAGGCTTCTACCCTTGTTGGTAAGCAAGCATTACTTGAGTCTGACACGATTGATTTTGATGGTGAAAATCTCGCTAAAGGGTCGGTAGTTGCAGAAACTGCCGTTGAGTCTCTAACGTTAAGAATAACAGATTCATCGGGCCAGTTAGTGCGCACGATTGAATTAGGTTCGCAGTCAGCGGGTGCTCTTCGTTTTGAATGGGATGGTAAAGATAACGATGGCAATGTACTCCCTGAAGGTGAGTATGACATTAGTGCTGAAGGCTTCGTAAATGGAGACTACAGCAGTATGCCAATGGCGACCTTTAAGAATATTGAAAGTGTCAATATTAATGGCGCCAGCGGCATTATCGTAAATACAAAAGAGGGTGCGGTTAGGCTAACTGATATAGCTGAAATCGCATAA
- the flgE gene encoding flagellar hook protein FlgE has protein sequence MSFNIALTGLAAAQKDLDVTANNIANVNTTGFKESRAEFADVYASSVFSSGKTKNGDGVRTTMVAQQFHQGSLSFTNNSLDLAITGEGYFAMANDLGAQDFTYTRAGAFKLNKDNFIVDASGNYLQGFPVDEATGDTTSVSLSTSSALQIPDASGSPRATTNVYSSFNLDSRALTPAVTPFDPETSASYNSSTSTTVYDSLGEPHILQFFFVKTDAAVTGNDNEWQVFATLDEKPFAANGTEQTASPYTPISTFQFDSSGLPQSTDGTANTDATFNPLTIPSGGISGLLSNGASFPDDVNINWRDEAGTTNKIPTQYASNFEVKALEQDGATVGRLSGIDIGTDGKIVASYSNGDTSFLGQVAMVRFSNSQGLQQVGNTAWKKSLTSGEPIAGEPGSGTLGSINSSALEQSNVNLTSELVDLISAQRNFQANSRALEVNSTLQQNILQIR, from the coding sequence ATGAGCTTCAATATTGCATTAACAGGCTTAGCAGCCGCGCAAAAAGATTTAGACGTTACAGCAAATAATATTGCTAACGTCAATACCACGGGCTTTAAGGAGTCTCGTGCAGAGTTCGCTGATGTGTACGCATCATCAGTATTTAGTTCTGGTAAAACAAAAAATGGTGACGGTGTAAGAACAACAATGGTGGCACAGCAATTCCACCAAGGTTCATTATCTTTCACTAATAACTCACTGGACTTAGCAATTACTGGTGAAGGTTACTTTGCCATGGCAAATGACCTAGGTGCACAAGATTTTACATATACTCGTGCTGGTGCGTTCAAACTTAATAAAGACAACTTTATTGTGGATGCTAGCGGAAACTACTTACAAGGTTTCCCTGTTGATGAAGCAACGGGTGATACAACTTCTGTTAGTTTAAGCACATCTTCTGCGCTACAAATTCCTGATGCATCAGGTTCTCCACGCGCTACGACCAATGTTTATTCGTCGTTTAACTTAGATTCGCGTGCATTAACGCCAGCAGTTACACCATTTGACCCAGAGACAAGTGCATCGTACAACAGTTCAACATCAACAACGGTGTATGATTCTTTAGGTGAGCCACACATTTTACAGTTCTTCTTTGTTAAAACTGACGCAGCAGTGACTGGTAATGACAATGAATGGCAAGTGTTTGCAACGCTTGATGAAAAGCCGTTTGCTGCTAATGGTACTGAGCAAACTGCGTCGCCATATACACCTATTTCAACTTTTCAGTTTGACTCAAGTGGTTTACCACAAAGCACAGATGGGACTGCAAATACGGATGCTACGTTTAATCCATTAACAATACCTTCAGGCGGTATATCTGGTTTACTGTCTAATGGTGCGAGTTTCCCTGATGATGTAAACATTAACTGGCGCGATGAAGCTGGTACAACGAATAAAATACCGACTCAATATGCAAGTAACTTTGAAGTGAAAGCGCTTGAGCAAGATGGTGCGACTGTAGGTCGTCTATCAGGTATCGATATTGGTACCGATGGTAAAATTGTTGCTTCATACAGTAATGGTGATACTTCTTTCCTTGGCCAAGTTGCGATGGTACGTTTTTCGAACTCACAAGGCTTGCAACAAGTAGGTAATACTGCTTGGAAGAAGAGTTTAACATCAGGTGAGCCGATTGCTGGCGAACCAGGTTCAGGTACTTTAGGTTCAATTAACTCATCTGCGCTTGAGCAGTCGAATGTTAACTTAACTAGTGAACTTGTTGATTTGATCAGTGCGCAGCGTAACTTCCAGGCAAATTCACGTGCGCTTGAGGTTAACTCAACACTACAACAAAATATCCTACAGATCCGTTAA
- a CDS encoding flagellar basal body rod protein FlgF has protein sequence MDKMVYIAMSGAKQSLRGLELKANNLANANTTGFKADFAQARSMQAFGEGLPSRVFAMQERPGSNMESGGFVETGRELDIAMSDRGWLSVQDASGNEAYTKTGTLNITPDGALITSHGRQVIGEGGPIILPLPIEKVEFSEDGAIQVRPQGAPANFLEVVDRLKVIEADNTMLEKGNDGLFRPKEDMLVNDLCGFCDISPNVKVLSGTLEMSNVNPVHEMVDMISNQRQFELQVKLMKTAEELDERQDQLLRIV, from the coding sequence ATGGACAAAATGGTCTACATTGCCATGTCGGGTGCAAAGCAAAGTTTGCGAGGTCTTGAACTCAAGGCCAACAATCTTGCTAATGCTAACACCACTGGCTTTAAAGCTGATTTTGCACAAGCTCGCTCTATGCAAGCCTTCGGTGAAGGTTTGCCATCTAGGGTGTTTGCAATGCAAGAACGCCCTGGATCTAATATGGAATCGGGTGGCTTTGTTGAAACTGGCCGCGAGCTTGATATCGCGATGAGTGACCGTGGTTGGTTGAGTGTACAAGATGCATCAGGCAATGAGGCGTACACCAAAACTGGCACATTAAACATTACTCCAGATGGCGCGTTGATCACTAGCCACGGCCGTCAAGTAATTGGCGAAGGTGGTCCAATTATTTTGCCGTTACCTATCGAGAAAGTTGAGTTTAGTGAAGATGGCGCTATTCAGGTTCGCCCACAAGGTGCGCCTGCTAACTTTTTAGAAGTAGTTGATCGGCTGAAAGTGATTGAGGCTGATAACACCATGCTCGAAAAAGGCAATGACGGATTATTCCGACCAAAAGAAGATATGTTGGTAAATGATCTATGTGGTTTTTGTGATATTTCACCTAACGTGAAAGTACTGTCGGGAACGCTTGAGATGTCGAATGTAAACCCAGTGCATGAAATGGTCGACATGATCAGCAATCAACGCCAATTTGAATTACAAGTTAAATTGATGAAAACAGCCGAAGAGCTCGATGAGCGTCAAGATCAGCTGTTACGCATTGTTTAA
- the flgH gene encoding flagellar basal body L-ring protein FlgH produces MRNIILVTSAALMLGGCMTTQNHHVVQDDPYYAPMYPEPTTEPMVPTGSLFDSYSSNDLYSDKKALRAGDIITVKLQESTQATKAAKTETDKETDASLDPVIGLGGNPVNIGGDSIQFGIGSGASFKGDSKSNQSNSLFGDISVNVMRVLPNGNLVIRGEKWLTLNTGEEFIRLEGLVRPEDVSASNTVTSNRIANARIQYSGKGQIQETQSAGWLSRFFSSSLFPF; encoded by the coding sequence ATGCGTAATATTATCTTAGTCACATCGGCAGCATTAATGCTGGGTGGTTGTATGACAACGCAAAATCATCATGTGGTTCAGGATGACCCTTACTATGCGCCTATGTACCCGGAGCCTACAACAGAGCCTATGGTACCAACGGGGTCGTTGTTTGATAGTTATTCATCAAATGACTTGTACTCAGATAAAAAGGCTCTACGCGCTGGCGATATCATCACTGTTAAATTGCAAGAGTCTACTCAAGCGACCAAAGCAGCTAAAACCGAAACAGATAAAGAAACGGATGCGAGTTTAGATCCAGTAATTGGTCTGGGAGGTAATCCAGTTAACATTGGTGGTGATAGTATTCAATTTGGTATTGGCTCGGGGGCATCGTTTAAAGGTGACTCAAAGTCTAATCAATCAAACAGCTTATTTGGTGATATTTCTGTCAACGTGATGCGTGTTTTACCCAATGGAAACTTAGTTATTCGCGGTGAAAAATGGCTTACGTTGAACACTGGCGAAGAGTTTATTCGCCTTGAAGGCTTAGTTCGTCCAGAAGATGTTTCAGCTAGTAATACAGTAACATCAAACCGAATTGCCAATGCGCGAATTCAATATTCAGGTAAAGGGCAAATTCAAGAAACACAAAGCGCAGGTTGGCTGTCTCGTTTCTTTAGTAGTTCGCTTTTCCCATTTTAG